In Trichomycterus rosablanca isolate fTriRos1 chromosome 5, fTriRos1.hap1, whole genome shotgun sequence, the sequence ACATTTTGTcagctttatattttaattattttacataaaagaTCTGATTTtgttacagaacaaagaaatCGAGGAGTTGACCAAGATCTGCGATGAGCTGATTGCCAAAATGGGAAGGAGCTAACTGTCCCCTACACTCTATCCACACCAGCACAGAATCTTAATTGTCCTGTTGCGTGCTGGACTGAACCATGGACTGTTCACAGATCTTCAACACTACTGATATTTGTTGTAAAGTGTATCTCCTAAGGACTGGGAGGATCCACACTCCACTGTAATTACTCACAGAGCATTTTGATGTTTACTGTTTACTGATGTACCTGTAATAAGGGTGACGTGGATGTTTTTAGAGATGTTCCCCATCAGTAAAGAATTTTATGACAGTGTGTGAATGAGGGAGAAAGAGTGCTTGGCGTGAGGATGATGATTTGAGTGCTACGATGCCATGACAGCCACTGATGGAGCTGACTGTTAATTCTGTGGTATCCTCTTTGAACTTGAAAACACAAGTGATAAGAAAGACAGCGTCTATAAATATTAGAAACAATGATACAAATGCATGTGTTCGAATGAAACCTCGTTTCTGTGAATATAAGCTGAATATAGTTTAGGAACACATCTGCGGGTTTTGATACTGTTTAATCTGCTTCCTTGTGGATATTTGTAgataatgttagttttattgcCTCTTAGCAAAACTGATGTGCAATTTCATTTTgggaattttattttaatatgttaATTAGCATAATGTATTATTTCTGGTTGTAAATGAGCTACATTTATTTGAATGGGATTGTCTTAGTCCTGCTCTGGTTGATGTGACACAGTGGAAGTCTCCTTGAGAAGGAGCTCTACTCAGCTGCACAGCACCTGCTTACGAAGTGCAATAAAAGATGGCAATAAACactgatgttctttttgtgaTTTATCCAACAAAAGCCAATCTAGGCAAATGTTCACATTTTGTATGTCACTTCTTTCATGAACCAGTAACCTAGTTTGCTCTATTCTAGTTTAATGACAATCCTACTGGCTTCTCCAGGTTTCTGGGCTATGAGCTACTCAGTACTTATCAAACACCTCTTACTCTAACATTAAGaccagtaaaaataaatatgactATAGATTTTATGGTTTTACTGATTGATGTCAACTTCCAGTGGCCATTTATTTTTGGGTCCCCAGCTTACCTGCCCAACTGCCTTCCCATAAATTGGCTGACAGCTGTTGGAATCTTTTAACAGACATATTTACTTTTACCATGTTGCATCTAGATGTACAATCTTTGAACCAAGACAGCTCAATGCATTGAATTCAATTCCTTATTCCCATTTTAGCCAATTGGTTTATTACagttacttaaaatacaagctATGCGAGACTGGCATCTACCAGCTTTCCCACTGCTAGACGGTAATGATGATGTATTCTGCATGTTGACCCCAGGCTTGTGGCTGCATGGTCACCCCAGTCCATCTAGTTTCAGACAAAATCATTTTTCCTCCAGAGGCAGTGTGGAAGTCAATGGTAAATGTTGCAAGCCAGTTTAACTATAAAGATGTATAGCTGGAGATGGATGTATAGAATATAAAGCACATAATAACACCACATCTGGCTAAACAGCAGCTAGTTAGACAGATTAAATCTTTTTTGGTAGTGAGTCTGTTTCTGAGAAAGTGTGTGCCTGAGAGAATACCAACAGATGGCTGTTTAGCTCAGACATACAATATTAGCACTGATGCCAAGCACAGAAATAGTTTGTGAGGGATCTGCACATCTGACACCAAACAGGTGACAATGAATCACTTCTATTTGGTTTAATTGGCTTTCTGTCTAATGTGGGTTTTCTGTTTGGTCTAGATCTGcactcatttattttttctgtttttaatacCCAATAAATGAAAATATGCTGTATGCCCAAAAattttggacacccctgctaatTATTGATAAAATATTTCAGCTACTAtctataatataaatacaatttatgcttccaattttgtaACCACACTTTGGAGAAGgctccagcatgattgtgctgTGTCTGTGAttaaagtgaggtccataaagacatggttggaCAAGATTGGTGTGGAGGGACTCCAGTAGGCTACAAAGAGCCATGATTTTAACCctattgaacacctttgggataaccTGGAACACCTGCTCCTTTTTTGCTACTTTTTTGACAATtatttcccacagacacacttcaaaagggGTGTCAATAGGGTctagtttataaagaaagactctggacagggtgtaaatccagacatagccaattatgtctgtgtagatgcccgtcCGGCCGAAAGCACCTGATTTTAACGATTGTGGGCTAGAATGAAAGGCTGCTGTGCTACCCAAGCAGTGTTGCCCAAATGTTGTCTGTACATACGTGTAGGAAGGAATAGACTAAATATCGAGTAATAGAGCCGGGTTCAGTCTCTAACCAGTCTAAACCAGTcctaaataatacaaaactTCACTAGGTGGCGATATATGGCCACTAAGTGGATCATAAATTCATTGCTAAAACCAGTGAATAATTTTAAAGACACCTGCAACTGCATTTCTTTTTCTTAGATTCTCATTTTAAGTGTTACAATTGGTTCTGACCCTGGATATAAAGCTTACACTGTTTTATATCatattttgctgtttttaatgtatttaatttcatCTATTTTTATAAATCCACCATCTGTGGAGTCAATATTGTTTGTATAACATCTATTCAGTTAAGTTATTAACCTCCAGgttgttgtttttgtgccaCTGGAGTTGCAAATgtgcaaatatttaatatacaacCAAAATTACACTGTAAAACCTTTATAATATAAACGTGAACAATAACTTTGTGTTATGACAAAAACACCCtttaaacatttattgtttAGTATATAATTTAGTATATAATTTAGTTTCATATACtagttttatatatttagtatttattttagtttttagttttatagtatagtatttcattagttattagtttatttattaaatttttgtaTCACACTTACATGAGAACACTTACATAAGAATGTCGGCAAAGTTGTATTATTTGACTGCAGTCCAGCAAAACCAGATCTAGTTCTGGTTTCCAGGTATCGGAAATAATAATGATTGAATggaaaatgatttttttctttcagtaaACAAAGCACGTTTTATAACTTCTTCATTAATTATTTGAATGTCATGTCACATCAATGTAACTCAATTTAGGTTTTTTTGTGGTTAGCAAGACAGGgttattttgtctttttctcTTATTTTATTGAATTCCTATCTACTGTTGTTTCCTAATGCATGAATCTGCGAGTCTGAGGGCTGACATGTGCTTCCTCTAAAACACACAAAGCCAGATGTTGCCTCTCTATGAACTGCAACTTATGGATCATCACTGGATGAATCAATACATAGTCCACTATGTCCGACCATACATGTGAGCTCATCGATGCCTTAGTCTGTGTTGCTTTGAATTATAGAATGGAGATGAATGCCTTCTTATTTAGCATGAAAAGACAGGGCAGAATAAGCTCTCTTGGACTTCCGGAAATACATGGTTATGACATTGCTGGGAATAAAGCATGTACTCTGCAAATGTTGGCATAAATGATTTCCGTTTTGCCACTGAGCTGAAATAAAATTGTGGAAGGCAAATCACTGGACGAGGCTCAACTGAGTAACAGCCGAATGGATGAATAATTAAAGACGGGATGATCTAGCTTCAGGGCCTCATTGAAAAAATAGGTAATCTGGCTATGCTCTGTTGCTGGTGGTATTAGCTCCCTGCTAATACCCACCAGTTAGGCTAAGTGGGGATCAACCTGCTCAACAGTTTCAGGATCTGTCAGACAAAGACCAGCATGAGGATGAGAGCTGTTCAGTACTGTTTATTGCTCGGCCTGTTGTTTGTACTGCTTTCTGCTCACAGTGAGTAACATTTTCTTCTCTGCTCTTTACACACTTCAAACAAGTTTGTCTCACTTTTAAAGGTATGGCTACAGTAAGCACGACTGTCTCATAATCTTTTCAGTCTAGACCTCCATCTGTTGTTTTAGCTCAGGGTATATGCTGAAAGAAATGAGCACCAAAGTGATTGAAACACATTAGTCTGGAATGGTTTTGAATTCAAAAGACCCTgtgactccagcaaaccacgtAGCTTTTATCGCTGAATAAAGGCAGCTTGCATCATAGTGACCAGCCTATTAAAATATCTCCAAGAGTGCATTGGCGACTCATCCATACAAGAACAATGCAGAACTGCAGGCCTGGCTTGCTTCAGCTAAGGTCAGTAGTCATGatttcactttaaaaaaagaGACCATCAGAAAAATGGTATTTAGAGAGAGCTGCGAGGAAAAAAGCACCACTGACCAAAATGAACATAAAAGGTCAGCTCACATTTGTCAGAAAACACTTTGAAAACACCAAGCCTGTTCTGTCGACAAAAGCTCAGCTGCAGCTTGGTTGTGCAACTAGAAAATGGTTTCTAGGGTCAGGTAATACAAAGTAAAGCTTTCTGGCAACACTTTACATGGGCTTGTGGAAAATACAAGGTTGGTGatgcagaatttttttttttactgtataatatattgtAGGATCTGTGAATTTAACATGTTGTTTATCTATCAAAGGGTCTGGGAATCCTTGGGACTGAAGGACTGAAATAACAAGAGATTTAAACTTAAAATCTAGATACTTTGTaaagtattttacatttacatttacattttctgcatgtagcagacgctcttatccagagcgacttccatagtaaacatttcatttctcaagttttagtaagcaacagtcgaagaacacaaatctgctgaaacctgttattaccaaagttttttttttgttttttttatttttggaaatggaagaaaaatcTTAGTAAatatagatatactgtacaatataattatttacagtatgtacttgtcatatttataattaatctagttttatttaagtgatgttatTTCTCCTAAAAAATACATAGAGCATGATGGTCATATATTGTATGTCTTGTCTACTAGGTGAAGCACTGCAGTGTTATACTTGCATCGGGTCAACAGATGAAGACTGCAATCGCCAAGAATCCAAAGCATGCCCGAGCTACTCAGATGCATGTGCTGTCATTAAAGGACAAGGCAGTAAGTTTATATGGTCAATTTCttttaataattagaaaataattttaattttaaaaaataattctaTTTTTCAGAAATGAAATCTGTGTTGAAAAACTGCTTAAAGGCAGGTACTAAATCAGCAAGTTCTTTAGAACCAGTAAGAACTGTACTATCTAATCGAAGCTGCACTATCTATGCGGGTGTGAGGTGGTTGATAAAAAAATTACTATACTTATTTTTTCCAGGTGGTGTGGTAAAGTCATGCTCCTACAGGTCCTTCTGTAACCAAGCTAACAGCCAGAGCTATAGTGCTTCAGGTGTGACGGTTCACTGTTGCTACTCAGATAACTGCAATGTGACAGGACGTGGCAAAAGGATGGACACAGGGCTCATCTACGTCTTAGTTCTACTAACGGCTGGGCTTATGTTAAGCTTGAGTTACCAAGTGTGAGTCTAAATGACCtacaaaacacacagcaaacaTGTATTATGAACTCTGGTGTTATATTTTACTTATGAGCAAAGCTATTAAAATAAGCCAAATCAAATTGACATGTAATGAAGTCAGTGCTTTGTAATAtgataaacatgttaattttCTACACATGTACAAAGTTAAAAGCTATTTAAATACTACTAATATGAGTAAATGTAATGAAACAAATTGACAAAGTGTTTTAACTTAATGTTATGTAAGGCTTTACATACCATATCTaggctattttttattattatgtgacTTTCTGCCTGTTTATTCCCCATATTCTGTAACAATGTGGTTCACGTTTTACAAATGAAagaaagtccaaagacatgcagtctggcCAGCTACTGGAAATTgccctagtgtgtgtgtgcgtgtgtgaaaatgcgtctgtgtttgtcctgtgatgaatAGCCAGGTCagtggtgtttcctgcctttcacccaatgaatcagacccaccgcaacactgaccaggagtttggcatgtttttagaatgcctgcatgtttttggactgtgggaaaccggagatcccggaggaaacccgcacagacacggggagaacatgcaaactccgcacagaaaggacccagaccaccccacctggggatcgaacccaggaccttcttgctgtgaggcgacagtgctacctacttagccactgtgccaccctacatTAAGTTCTGttgtatataatttataacaGTGTGTAAATAACTAACCTGTCTGTACTGTTTTTGCCAGAAGGACTGAATGACCTTTTATGCTGTTATTTTAATCAAACCTTTAAAACAGGATAAAGTGGAATGGTTAACCGTCTTTTTTACAGGATCAGGTTATCTTCTTGCCACATTTTTCCAGGCTTTTtccccattattttaaatgatttatataGCATAACACAAGGGGTCAGTATAAATTCACAAATGTTACGATTATTGCTGCGTAGAGTGAAACTGTGACCTTTTCCAGGATCTGCTGCATTATAAAGGGTATTTTGAACAACCATTATTCTAAAATTCCCTCTGGCAGGCCCTGTGTGGACATTTTGAATTATAATCCAATGACACTATTCAAATATAACAAGATTTAATAGCACTAGAAAAGCTTACATTCTTACATTCCTAAGCTGTAGGGGTTTGGTGTCTTTTGTTCGTTTTGTTTAATGGATTAGAAGTAAGCCTGTGTGGGTCTTTCCCACCCTTTTAAAGTACATGTGtgtggattggctactttaaatttCCAATAGCAGTAAACGGTTCACTTTGTGTCTGTTGCCTGTGAtgtactggcaacctgtccagggtgtttcctaccttttgtccagtgaatcggacccactgcagccctgaaTAGACTATAGTAGTGGTAAAAgaaacagtgaatgaatgaatgaacccaACATGTTTTGTAATCTTTTTGAACGAAGTCAAACAAAACAATTTGTTTGTCATCAGAGCAAAAGGTGGCATTGTCTTGTTTGATAAAATAGGTACGTTATGATTTAACTGTAGAGATGCTACTACCTCTTTTCTGGAAATTAAACAGCTTAAATACAGGATGTCACATTACAGCTTTGTCTCTTTTTTATTGATCTAACTTTTTTATTGATCTAACttacagcagtggtccccaaccaccaggccgcGGACTTGTACCTGTCCGTGGGTCAGTTATTACCAGGCCACAAAGAAAGAATAGATAATTGGAGATTgatacaagagcaattaaatttccaacactcttcaggtgttattgtccccaatcaccactaggtgggagcggcgtctcgttgcagcggaaaaagctcaggcttcacactgattttccattctgtagttactctattttaaatcccccgccctcaccggt encodes:
- the ly6pge gene encoding lymphocyte antigen 6 family member pge, with amino-acid sequence MRAVQYCLLLGLLFVLLSAHSEALQCYTCIGSTDEDCNRQESKACPSYSDACAVIKGQGSGVVKSCSYRSFCNQANSQSYSASGVTVHCCYSDNCNVTGRGKRMDTGLIYVLVLLTAGLMLSLSYQV